One genomic segment of Thermovibrio guaymasensis includes these proteins:
- a CDS encoding molybdopterin-binding protein gives MKRKVKVEDAIGMVLVHDITEVNPEKGIKGRAFKKGHIIREEDVEKLKNLGKEYVYVLELGEDEVHEDEAAKVLADALMGENLYRDEEPKEGKIVIYSKVFGVVKVDTEKLLKFNMVGEPSCPTIHTNMWVKPGQKVAAVRIISLTAPKEQIEKAVEIAKDGIIRVIPFTQKRAGMIITGNEVYYGRIKDKFYEKLRPKLEFFKCEVAEKVILPDDEEKIREKIEEFSKKYDIVVLTGGTSVDPDDVTYRAIKKAGAENFIRGNPIQPGNMLTLGWIKGKPIVAVPAAALFFKATSFDIWLPRLLVGDVITKEEVASKGHGGLCHSCPVCVFPICPFGRP, from the coding sequence ATGAAGAGGAAAGTTAAGGTTGAAGACGCCATTGGAATGGTTTTAGTCCACGACATCACAGAAGTTAACCCAGAAAAAGGGATTAAAGGAAGGGCCTTTAAGAAGGGACACATAATAAGGGAAGAAGACGTTGAGAAGCTTAAGAACCTCGGAAAGGAGTACGTTTACGTCTTAGAGCTTGGGGAAGATGAAGTACACGAAGACGAAGCTGCAAAAGTCCTTGCCGATGCACTTATGGGAGAGAACCTCTATCGGGATGAAGAGCCTAAGGAAGGGAAGATAGTCATTTACTCAAAGGTCTTTGGAGTCGTAAAGGTAGATACTGAAAAACTACTAAAGTTCAACATGGTAGGTGAGCCTTCGTGTCCAACTATCCACACAAACATGTGGGTCAAACCCGGTCAGAAAGTCGCTGCAGTAAGGATTATCTCGCTCACAGCTCCAAAGGAACAGATAGAGAAGGCAGTAGAAATTGCAAAGGACGGGATAATTAGGGTTATTCCTTTTACACAAAAAAGAGCAGGAATGATAATAACCGGAAATGAAGTTTACTATGGAAGAATCAAGGATAAGTTTTACGAAAAACTTAGACCTAAACTGGAGTTCTTCAAGTGTGAAGTCGCAGAGAAAGTAATTCTTCCAGACGATGAGGAGAAAATAAGGGAAAAGATAGAGGAATTCAGCAAGAAGTACGACATTGTGGTCCTTACAGGCGGAACGTCGGTTGACCCCGATGACGTTACCTACAGGGCCATAAAGAAAGCAGGAGCGGAGAACTTCATAAGGGGTAATCCTATCCAGCCTGGAAATATGCTTACATTGGGGTGGATAAAAGGAAAACCTATAGTTGCAGTCCCGGCAGCAGCCCTCTTCTTCAAAGCAACATCCTTTGACATCTGGCTCCCAAGGCTCCTGGTAGGAGACGTCATAACGAAGGAAGAAGTCGCTTCTAAGGGACACGGAGGGCTCTGTCACAGCTGTCCAGTCTGCGTTTTCCCAATATGTCCATTTGGAAGGCCATAG
- a CDS encoding cytochrome c3 family protein, translated as MRKSLVVLLTILAVTNTAEAKLKKSMKKECLICHENWLLEAKLKSPKLLTRQSLTATDKLMCLSCHDGSMADDRLTFLGFNHFSHPVDKEVPEDFKIPKGFPLKKGKLYCGTCHTPHTETGSEKKLDYTFMRKPNVNSALCIACHKENSEHGINHPILEDTNNKIKLEVAEKVKNLGGKLTKENEVTCESCHSAHKGKAEKALIERIDNSNLCSVCHMENVNSKEHPNFRNHPIHKKFPKGADVALFKEKKAITKSVECMTCHKVHREENKHLVVIPEKELCILCHTDQKWVNKTKHNIAGNSCKSCHTPHKAKGKNLWSRTIPEEAYDYASIIEAGGRDDILCLSCHYPQSTVNGKEVPDVGTLTHSTGKGVKEKVHLPLPDGKLSCTTCHDPHHSFDKKPKGKFLRKEKLELCYTCHKEEAEVKEGPHGEIDKKKWKKGDCGACHNVHKAKGGYLSRVVYGEISPMEPPVDGFCLACHDPEGMAKHKVKQSVFNEHPVGVDNPTNKLPGKKISCATCHDPHTHKEELLRIPVRNDSKLCLTCHTDQSLDGTPHDVLNNPNVNLSKEEKEKLTKNGKCSACHTPHNPEFKVLWARKPSRGKTIGEKLCFSCHAKGKMAEKALIGEHSHPIGKEVTEKNIKMIENSKLPIINQMTGHPAKKGEIGVFDCGTCHEPHNGADRKRLIRYVVEGDSPLCTSCHTQQSKVIGTDHDMRVVKKNFKNSLGKEVLKDGVCSACHVPHRAEDDLLWAFKVKEITDNRMSNYCLTCHSKEGTAKEKVVTEYYHPKKDVIVKNLDRPGRAGDWPIFTQNGKRVSIGGEIACETCHEPHIWSKWQEKAPRKPVEGNALNSFLRNRDLKGSICVDCHGLDALYRYKLFHTEKVHSEKPSYK; from the coding sequence ATGAGGAAATCACTCGTAGTCCTCCTAACTATACTGGCTGTTACAAACACGGCAGAAGCAAAGCTCAAAAAGAGTATGAAAAAGGAGTGTCTTATCTGCCACGAAAACTGGCTTCTTGAAGCTAAATTAAAGTCTCCAAAACTCCTTACCAGGCAATCCTTAACGGCAACAGATAAACTCATGTGCCTATCCTGTCACGACGGCTCAATGGCTGATGATAGGCTCACCTTCTTAGGATTTAACCACTTTTCACACCCTGTAGATAAAGAAGTACCTGAAGACTTTAAAATACCTAAAGGTTTTCCACTTAAAAAGGGAAAACTTTACTGTGGAACGTGCCACACCCCTCACACAGAGACCGGAAGTGAGAAAAAACTTGACTATACCTTCATGAGGAAACCAAACGTAAACTCAGCTCTCTGTATAGCTTGCCACAAGGAAAACTCCGAACACGGTATTAACCATCCAATCCTTGAGGATACGAATAACAAAATCAAACTGGAAGTTGCAGAGAAAGTTAAAAACTTAGGTGGAAAGTTAACAAAAGAGAATGAAGTTACCTGTGAATCCTGCCACTCAGCCCACAAGGGTAAGGCAGAGAAGGCCCTAATTGAAAGGATAGATAACTCAAACCTTTGTTCAGTCTGCCACATGGAGAACGTTAACTCAAAGGAACATCCAAACTTCAGGAACCACCCTATACATAAGAAGTTTCCGAAAGGTGCAGACGTTGCCCTATTTAAAGAGAAGAAGGCTATTACAAAGAGCGTTGAGTGTATGACTTGCCACAAGGTCCATAGAGAGGAGAATAAACACCTAGTAGTCATTCCTGAGAAAGAGCTCTGTATCCTATGCCACACCGACCAGAAGTGGGTAAACAAAACGAAACACAACATAGCCGGCAATTCTTGTAAGAGCTGTCACACTCCCCACAAGGCCAAAGGTAAAAACCTGTGGAGCAGAACAATACCGGAAGAAGCCTACGACTACGCTTCAATAATTGAGGCAGGGGGAAGAGACGATATCCTCTGCCTATCCTGTCACTACCCGCAGAGTACGGTAAACGGAAAAGAGGTTCCGGACGTTGGAACACTAACTCACTCAACAGGAAAGGGGGTAAAAGAGAAAGTTCACCTTCCCCTACCTGATGGGAAACTCTCCTGTACTACATGTCACGACCCTCACCACTCATTTGACAAAAAACCTAAAGGCAAGTTTTTAAGGAAAGAAAAGCTAGAACTTTGTTACACGTGTCATAAGGAAGAAGCAGAAGTTAAGGAAGGTCCCCACGGAGAAATAGACAAGAAGAAGTGGAAAAAGGGAGACTGTGGCGCTTGCCATAACGTCCACAAGGCAAAAGGAGGTTACCTATCAAGGGTCGTTTATGGTGAGATTTCTCCTATGGAACCTCCGGTTGACGGTTTCTGTTTAGCATGTCACGATCCTGAAGGAATGGCAAAACACAAGGTCAAACAATCTGTGTTCAACGAGCACCCAGTTGGAGTAGATAACCCAACTAACAAACTACCTGGAAAGAAGATCTCCTGTGCTACATGCCACGATCCCCATACCCACAAAGAAGAACTACTAAGAATTCCTGTTAGGAATGATTCTAAGCTCTGTTTAACCTGCCACACAGACCAGAGCCTTGATGGAACTCCTCACGATGTACTCAACAATCCGAACGTTAATTTAAGTAAGGAGGAAAAGGAGAAACTTACTAAGAACGGTAAGTGCTCCGCTTGCCATACGCCTCACAACCCAGAGTTTAAAGTCCTATGGGCCAGAAAACCGTCTAGAGGTAAAACTATAGGAGAGAAACTCTGCTTCTCCTGCCACGCAAAAGGGAAGATGGCAGAGAAGGCTCTAATAGGAGAGCACTCTCACCCAATAGGAAAAGAAGTTACCGAGAAGAACATTAAAATGATTGAAAACTCCAAACTCCCCATAATAAACCAGATGACAGGCCATCCGGCTAAGAAGGGAGAAATTGGAGTCTTTGACTGTGGAACTTGCCACGAACCCCACAACGGAGCAGACAGGAAAAGGTTAATCAGATACGTTGTTGAGGGAGACAGCCCTCTGTGTACTTCATGCCACACCCAACAGTCTAAGGTAATTGGAACCGACCACGACATGAGAGTCGTTAAGAAAAACTTTAAGAACTCGTTAGGTAAAGAGGTTCTAAAGGACGGCGTATGTTCTGCGTGCCACGTTCCCCACAGGGCTGAAGATGACTTACTCTGGGCCTTTAAGGTTAAGGAAATAACGGATAACAGGATGTCAAACTACTGTCTAACCTGCCATTCAAAAGAAGGTACAGCTAAAGAGAAAGTAGTAACTGAGTACTACCACCCGAAGAAGGACGTGATAGTTAAAAACCTTGATAGGCCTGGAAGGGCAGGAGACTGGCCTATATTTACACAAAATGGTAAAAGAGTAAGTATCGGTGGAGAGATCGCTTGTGAAACCTGCCACGAACCGCACATCTGGAGCAAGTGGCAGGAGAAGGCTCCAAGGAAACCGGTTGAGGGCAACGCACTCAACAGCTTCTTGAGAAATAGAGACCTAAAGGGAAGTATCTGTGTAGACTGTCACGGCCTTGATGCCCTATATAGGTACAAACTCTTCCACACGGAAAAGGTCCACAGTGAAAAGCCCTCTTAC
- the glp gene encoding gephyrin-like molybdotransferase Glp — protein MKVKREEAKGIINGRVKVTGTETKVLDEAYGRVIAQDVVSPVDIPDQDKSAIDGFAFNTALLTELPARLKVVGEIPAGSQKKFSLKRGEAAFVMTGGVIPEGSNAAVRIEDVKVEGDELVIDFPVEEGNLVNFRGSEIRKGERVIKRGELLDYRKVGLLAHLGVYRIKVFQRVKVGIVTTGTEVLEPEEPFRKGAVRNTNFYTLKGLLESLGAEVVYVGKGKDNVEELKELIAQSLSTCDFTVTTGGISKGKYDLVREVIRELGVEILFTQTDIRPGRPLTFGVREDKLFFGLPGYPAACLVNALEFLVPAVKKAMGIKEFQNKYVTAVAGDKLKSRKGRVDFIRVKLSSEEGVLKVYPESNQQTSNFLTVVKCQGLAVIGRERGNVEKGETVEVLLFNNPF, from the coding sequence GTGAAGGTAAAGAGAGAGGAAGCAAAAGGGATAATAAACGGAAGGGTAAAAGTTACTGGAACTGAAACTAAAGTCCTTGACGAAGCCTACGGTAGAGTAATAGCCCAGGACGTAGTATCTCCGGTTGATATCCCCGACCAGGATAAGTCTGCAATAGATGGTTTTGCCTTTAATACAGCTTTACTAACAGAACTCCCTGCAAGGTTAAAGGTAGTAGGTGAAATTCCGGCAGGAAGCCAAAAGAAGTTTTCCCTTAAACGTGGAGAAGCTGCATTCGTTATGACCGGGGGAGTCATCCCCGAAGGGAGTAACGCTGCCGTCAGAATTGAGGACGTCAAGGTTGAGGGAGATGAATTAGTAATCGACTTTCCGGTTGAAGAGGGTAACCTCGTAAACTTTAGAGGAAGCGAAATAAGGAAGGGAGAAAGGGTAATTAAGAGAGGAGAGCTCTTAGACTACCGGAAAGTAGGCCTCCTTGCCCACCTTGGAGTTTACAGAATAAAAGTATTTCAGAGAGTAAAAGTAGGAATAGTAACGACAGGAACAGAAGTACTTGAACCTGAAGAACCTTTTAGAAAAGGAGCCGTAAGGAATACCAACTTTTACACCTTGAAAGGCCTCCTTGAGTCTTTAGGAGCAGAAGTCGTATACGTTGGAAAGGGAAAGGATAACGTTGAAGAGCTAAAAGAGCTCATAGCCCAGTCCCTCTCAACCTGCGACTTTACCGTTACTACAGGGGGAATCTCTAAGGGAAAGTATGACCTCGTAAGGGAAGTTATAAGAGAACTTGGAGTAGAAATCCTCTTTACACAGACGGACATCAGGCCGGGAAGACCCCTAACTTTTGGAGTGAGGGAGGATAAACTCTTCTTCGGCCTTCCAGGTTACCCGGCTGCCTGTTTAGTCAACGCCCTTGAGTTTTTAGTACCGGCAGTTAAGAAAGCTATGGGAATTAAGGAATTTCAGAACAAGTACGTTACGGCAGTAGCCGGAGATAAGTTAAAATCAAGGAAGGGAAGGGTTGATTTCATAAGAGTTAAACTCTCATCTGAGGAAGGAGTCCTAAAAGTTTACCCCGAGAGTAACCAACAAACCAGCAACTTTCTAACAGTGGTAAAATGCCAGGGACTTGCAGTAATCGGCAGAGAGAGGGGAAACGTTGAAAAAGGTGAAACAGTTGAAGTCCTCCTCTTCAACAACCCTTTCTAA
- a CDS encoding formate dehydrogenase subunit gamma produces MGLWEAFKRRFRIRAEQDKLLIVDGEKIMIQKFTLFQRLLHVGIFSTFIWQIITGYPIKFYELEWAKPLIELLGGISGEMTIHRISGFIMFSDFLLTVVYMILILLANWDLAKKDFFGYFKIVPGPSDITFVHYIKYLLGFRKVPPDWDEYIWVDKFDFWAVGWGMLAIGITGWMLWLPEVFTGYLGLPPETIQIAYLMHSDEAVLALGWIALVHMYIVHYGPNKFPMDWIWLTGTASEVEWIEERPRSYRRIIKAVAENEPHLLEKYPFLKERYQFVLEVEKLPEEEMIKRMHEYAHHLLEKEVEGGKA; encoded by the coding sequence ATGGGACTCTGGGAGGCTTTCAAAAGAAGATTCAGGATAAGGGCAGAACAGGATAAGCTTCTCATCGTTGACGGTGAGAAGATAATGATACAGAAGTTTACTCTCTTCCAAAGGCTGCTCCACGTAGGAATCTTCTCAACCTTTATCTGGCAGATTATTACCGGATATCCAATAAAGTTCTACGAGCTTGAGTGGGCAAAGCCCCTCATAGAACTCCTCGGCGGAATAAGTGGTGAGATGACAATTCACAGGATTTCCGGTTTCATAATGTTTTCAGACTTCCTTCTAACTGTTGTATACATGATTCTCATCTTATTAGCTAACTGGGACTTAGCAAAGAAGGACTTCTTCGGATACTTCAAAATAGTTCCCGGCCCGTCAGACATTACCTTTGTTCACTACATAAAATACCTCCTCGGTTTTAGGAAAGTACCCCCTGACTGGGACGAGTACATCTGGGTTGACAAGTTTGACTTCTGGGCAGTTGGCTGGGGTATGCTGGCAATCGGTATTACAGGATGGATGCTGTGGCTTCCGGAGGTATTTACAGGTTACCTAGGTCTACCACCTGAAACGATTCAAATTGCTTACCTTATGCACTCGGACGAAGCGGTGTTAGCCCTTGGTTGGATTGCCCTTGTACACATGTACATAGTCCACTACGGACCGAACAAGTTCCCTATGGACTGGATCTGGCTTACGGGAACAGCCTCAGAAGTTGAGTGGATTGAGGAAAGGCCGAGGAGCTACAGGAGAATTATCAAAGCAGTTGCAGAGAATGAGCCTCACCTACTTGAGAAATACCCATTCCTAAAGGAGAGGTATCAGTTCGTCTTGGAGGTGGAGAAACTTCCTGAAGAGGAGATGATAAAGAGGATGCACGAATATGCTCACCACCTTCTTGAGAAGGAAGTTGAAGGAGGGAAAGCGTAA
- a CDS encoding NHL repeat-containing protein, which yields MRGFLIAIFLLLFSVPALGQEIKGNWKFPSDIAVSNGKLYVVDGLNNRIEVYDLYGNFLTNIKVDSPYGIDASDGLLYVVSQKGRVYILDEFGNLEKSFKVEGRPIDVEKLYGKLFITNGEFESVDVYSTDGKLLGRFGGKGSAPGNFVGVFLTDSAKNTLFVVDSVNARIQEFDKDGKFIRSFGVFGIEEGDLFRPKGVAYCGNGKVAVSDGITGAVQLFDVYGGFEKVIAKGLYYPTALACYDGEVFVLEPLKNRISIFRVQGDK from the coding sequence ATGAGAGGTTTCCTCATAGCGATTTTCCTCTTACTATTTTCAGTACCGGCGTTAGGTCAGGAGATAAAGGGAAACTGGAAGTTCCCTTCAGACATTGCCGTTTCTAACGGTAAGCTCTACGTAGTAGACGGCCTCAACAACAGAATAGAAGTTTACGACTTGTACGGAAATTTCCTTACCAACATAAAGGTTGATAGCCCTTACGGAATTGACGCTTCAGATGGACTCCTCTACGTTGTAAGCCAGAAGGGAAGGGTATACATCCTTGATGAGTTTGGAAACCTAGAGAAGAGTTTTAAAGTAGAGGGAAGGCCGATAGATGTAGAGAAGCTATACGGAAAGCTTTTCATAACAAACGGTGAATTTGAAAGCGTTGACGTTTACTCAACAGACGGAAAGCTCTTAGGTAGATTCGGAGGAAAGGGAAGTGCCCCTGGCAACTTCGTTGGAGTATTCCTTACTGACTCAGCAAAGAACACCCTCTTTGTAGTTGACAGCGTAAATGCCAGAATCCAGGAATTTGATAAGGATGGAAAGTTCATTAGAAGTTTCGGGGTTTTTGGAATAGAGGAAGGAGACCTCTTCAGGCCAAAGGGAGTGGCCTACTGCGGAAATGGAAAGGTTGCTGTCTCCGACGGAATAACCGGAGCAGTTCAGCTCTTTGACGTCTACGGAGGCTTTGAGAAAGTCATTGCAAAGGGACTCTACTATCCAACAGCTCTAGCCTGTTATGATGGTGAAGTGTTTGTTCTAGAACCCCTGAAAAACAGGATATCCATATTTAGAGTCCAAGGAGACAAGTAA
- a CDS encoding cytochrome c3 family protein, translated as MRKGLIALLLLTGLVGNAHSKECGGVGYSGTDPKFCTKCHTQGCPIVHPTECKVRETECIKVPPSFPLNGGKLTCTTCHDMNGKSEKFLRANRPLRERFDFCFQCHNEECYRKFNPHKTIGSNAKWQEKRKACIYCHGVGAKLEAYKACVGCHTKTPHVGAPEHLLAKPEKVKELVKGKAQLVEIEEMEQLKPKIDEKELKSRKPKIILVKGRIECITCHNPHPQIAVPAQGLPKEWTEVGEEELKYKLRKLELELNRFKINTEGVKLMSYQLKGGKLCQVCHSINSLK; from the coding sequence ATGAGAAAGGGATTGATTGCTCTACTTTTACTAACAGGACTGGTAGGAAATGCCCACTCCAAGGAGTGTGGAGGAGTTGGCTACTCTGGAACAGACCCAAAATTCTGCACTAAATGCCACACACAAGGGTGCCCAATAGTTCATCCAACAGAGTGTAAAGTAAGGGAAACGGAGTGTATAAAAGTTCCTCCAAGCTTTCCGCTGAATGGAGGGAAATTAACCTGCACAACCTGCCACGATATGAATGGGAAAAGTGAAAAATTCCTCAGAGCCAATAGGCCTTTGAGGGAGAGGTTTGACTTTTGCTTCCAGTGCCACAACGAGGAGTGCTACAGGAAGTTTAACCCTCACAAAACGATAGGGTCAAACGCTAAGTGGCAGGAAAAGAGAAAGGCCTGTATCTACTGCCATGGAGTTGGGGCTAAACTTGAAGCTTATAAGGCATGCGTAGGTTGCCACACAAAGACGCCTCACGTTGGAGCTCCTGAACACCTACTTGCAAAACCAGAAAAGGTTAAAGAGCTGGTAAAGGGAAAGGCCCAGTTAGTTGAAATTGAGGAAATGGAACAGCTTAAACCAAAGATAGATGAAAAAGAGCTTAAGAGCAGGAAGCCTAAAATCATCCTAGTTAAAGGGAGAATTGAGTGTATAACTTGCCACAATCCCCACCCTCAAATTGCAGTTCCCGCCCAAGGGTTACCAAAGGAGTGGACAGAGGTAGGGGAAGAGGAGCTTAAGTATAAACTAAGGAAACTAGAACTTGAACTAAACAGGTTCAAAATAAACACAGAAGGCGTAAAGTTAATGAGCTACCAGCTTAAAGGTGGAAAACTCTGTCAAGTTTGCCACTCAATTAACTCGCTAAAGTAG